One genomic segment of Arthrobacter sp. Marseille-P9274 includes these proteins:
- a CDS encoding cupin domain-containing protein: protein MSTQAQAQARATVQIDNEHFRVTEWRFQAGTETGWHRHEFDYVVVPITTGPLKLQLADGEFINELTAGQSYTRPAGSEHNVINPGPEEFVFVEIEAKNRSQD from the coding sequence ATGTCCACCCAAGCACAGGCACAGGCACGGGCAACCGTCCAGATAGACAACGAACATTTCCGCGTTACCGAATGGCGGTTCCAGGCCGGTACCGAGACCGGCTGGCACCGCCACGAGTTCGACTACGTTGTCGTGCCTATAACAACGGGTCCGCTGAAACTGCAATTGGCTGACGGCGAATTTATCAATGAACTGACAGCCGGCCAGTCCTACACCCGGCCGGCCGGCAGCGAACACAACGTCATCAACCCCGGCCCGGAGGAGTTCGTGTTCGTCGAAATCGAGGCCAAGAATCGCTCCCAAGACTAG
- a CDS encoding HoxN/HupN/NixA family nickel/cobalt transporter, which translates to MNALPFSPSRLNYLEREQLPQSRRIAATFGAVGLLHLLCLGLLAYSFTADTNPLALGMFFTAYLAGVKHSYDWDHIAAIDNSSRKFAAQGRSPVSVGFAFSLGHSSIVLIAGILVVSGAAVMATALDDGSPVNTALGLIGAIVSATFLLAIGIFNGAAFRRAAKVFQRVRAGERVTPDELRPQGLVARLLDKPLSRINRPRDIYFIGFLFGLGFDTATTIAFLLLTASAALAGVSPLALMALPLGFTAAMTLCDTANGLAMMKMYRTAISDPEKKIGFNMVVTGLSSFSALFIAAITIAGLLHSAGLTGPITTWLGELDLGHAGLVLVAVFLTVWGIARLTWRRPALG; encoded by the coding sequence ATGAACGCCCTGCCGTTCTCCCCATCCCGCCTCAACTATCTCGAGCGGGAACAACTCCCGCAGTCCCGGCGTATCGCCGCCACCTTCGGCGCCGTCGGACTGCTCCACCTGCTCTGCCTCGGCCTGCTCGCCTATTCGTTCACGGCGGACACCAACCCCCTGGCCCTCGGAATGTTCTTCACCGCGTACCTGGCTGGCGTCAAGCACAGCTACGACTGGGACCACATCGCCGCCATCGACAACTCCAGCCGCAAATTCGCCGCCCAAGGCCGTTCGCCGGTCAGCGTCGGCTTCGCTTTCAGCCTCGGGCACAGCAGCATCGTCCTGATCGCGGGGATCCTCGTGGTTAGCGGCGCCGCCGTCATGGCCACCGCCCTGGACGACGGCTCGCCCGTCAACACAGCGCTCGGGCTGATCGGCGCCATCGTCTCCGCCACCTTCCTGCTGGCCATCGGCATTTTCAACGGCGCCGCCTTCCGCCGTGCCGCCAAGGTCTTCCAGCGTGTCCGCGCCGGCGAACGCGTCACCCCGGACGAACTCCGCCCGCAGGGACTCGTCGCCCGGCTGCTCGACAAGCCGCTGTCCCGCATCAACCGCCCGCGCGACATCTACTTCATCGGATTCCTCTTCGGGCTCGGCTTCGACACCGCCACCACGATCGCCTTCCTCCTCCTGACCGCCTCCGCCGCCCTCGCCGGCGTCTCACCCCTGGCCCTCATGGCCCTGCCCCTCGGCTTCACCGCCGCTATGACCCTCTGTGATACCGCCAATGGCCTCGCCATGATGAAGATGTACCGCACGGCGATCTCCGACCCCGAGAAGAAGATCGGCTTCAACATGGTTGTCACCGGCCTGTCCTCATTCTCAGCGCTGTTCATCGCCGCCATCACCATCGCCGGCCTGCTCCACAGCGCCGGGCTGACCGGCCCCATCACTACCTGGCTCGGCGAACTCGACCTAGGCCACGCGGGCCTTGTCCTCGTAGCCGTCTTCCTCACCGTCTGGGGCATCGCCCGCCTCACCTGGCGCCGCCCGGCACTAGGCTGA